One Cryptomeria japonica chromosome 9, Sugi_1.0, whole genome shotgun sequence genomic window carries:
- the LOC131079693 gene encoding pentatricopeptide repeat-containing protein At4g30700-like, which translates to MAMPMQFSANITALCREGGLKEALHILLTTHNPPVNSSTYVQLLQTCISKQALSECKQIHSHIKEREFEFATHKLLQNTLIRVYEKCGSLVAARQVFDQMTERDVFSWNAIIAAYRRHGCSHEALTMFHQMQQTRVQPDQFTFATILPTCAKIGDMELGMGIHEIIIESGFLSDVVVASALVDMYVKCGSIFKACQLFNRMHQRDVVSWTTMIAGYAQNGFIEKALETYKQMQLANIKPSSTTFASILPVIAKMGALDQGIDIHQNIMEMGFLSNVIVANSLIDMYSKCGRMYKARELFDNMPQRDVVSWTTMIGGYAQNGFFENALETFKQMQLAGVKPNSTTFTSILPACAQLGALEHGMDIHQSIMERGLLSDVVVVNALIDMYGKCQTIHKARELFDTMPEKNVVTWNSMIAVYAQNSVLDEALRLFYGSPQKDIVSWNTVIAIYAQNGLVVKALEAFKQMQSEGVKPVSTTFASILQACAKMRALEQGRDIHRIITERGFSSDVVVANTLVDMYAKCGNMHKACELFDKILQKNMVSWTAIIAGYTQSGYFEKALETFKQMQLEDVKPDTTTFISILPACAKMGALEQGMDVHRSIIKYGIFPNIVVTSTLVDMYAKCGSINKACKLFDKIAQRDVVLWTAMITGYAQNGFIEKALEAFKQMELSGVKPNSKTFASILQACAKMGALEQGINIHQSVMEMGLLSDVVVTNALVDMYAKCGSVNKACKLFESMPQRHVASWNAMISGYAQNGFVDQAIETYKHMQLAGVNPVSTTFVSILQACAKMEALEHGMDMHEIIMEKGLFSDVVVANALVDMYAKCGSIHKARELFDLIPQKNMVSWNAMIAGYAQNGVLDEALRLFKETPIKNVVSWTTMISGYAQNRFVDKALETFMQMKMAGVKPDSKTFASILPACAKMGNLEQGMNIHQSIIQYGFMPDVIVVNAMIDMYAKCRSIHNARELFDNMPQRDVVSWNVLIAGCVQNGFIEQAVEAYKQMQLAGVKPDSTSFASILSACAKMQTLQQGMEIHQSIIESGSLSNVVSSALLDMYAKCGSIQKARVLFDKMPQRDVVSWTVMISGYSQNGFVEKALETFNQMQLAGVRPNSATFASILPACAKMGALEQGVDIHQNITESGFLSDVVVASSLVDMYAKCGSIQKARELFDKMPERNTISWNAMIVGYAQNGFCKDSLKLFELMKHSGTHPDHVSFACVLLACSHTGLVDEGCKYFSLMNDSYCITPTIDHYACMVDILGRAGYLEETLNFIIKMPIKSVMVVWVCFLSACRAQKNLGLGVFTANLLFELDSKNAATYVLLSNIYAEGGRWDEVQMVRRLMKDKEIKKIPGCSWIEGHKMVHAFCVGDRSHPQTQEIYAKLEQLSWEMKAAGYIADSRHVLNDVEGEEKELFLCHHSEKLAIAFGLLNAPPGTTIRVIKNLRVCVDCHTATKFISKVAARQIIVRDASRFHHFKEGECSCGDFW; encoded by the coding sequence ATGGCAATGCCAATGCAATTCAGCGCTAATATCACAGCCTTATGCAGAGAAGGTGGGTTGAAGGAGGCGCTTCACATTCTTCTTACCACACACAACCCACCTGTAAACTCGTCTACTTATGTTCAACTACTGCAGACCTGCATTTCCAAGCAAGCCCTTTCGGAGTGTAAGCAAATCCACTCTCACATCAAAGAGAGGGAATTCGAATTTGCAACACACAAACTTTTACAGAATACCCTTATACGCGTGTATGAAAAATGCGGTAGTTTAGTGGCTGCTCGCCAAGTGTTTGACCAAATGACTGAACGGGATGTCTTCTCATGGAATGCCATCATTGCAGCATACAGAAGACACGGGTGTTCTCATGAAGCATTGACAATGTTTCACCAAATGCAGCAAACGAGAGTCCAACCCGATCAATTCACGTTTGCAACCATACTCCCaacgtgtgccaaaataggagataTGGAACTGGGTATGGGAATCCACGAAATCATAATCGAAAGCggatttttgtcagatgttgtagttgcaagcgCCTTAGTAgacatgtatgtaaaatgtggaagcatattTAAGGCCTGCCAGCTGTTTAATAGAATGCATCAAAGGGATGTGGTTTCATGGActacaatgattgcaggatatgcacaaaatggattcatTGAGAAGGCCTTGGAAACTtataagcaaatgcaattggcaaacATAAAGCCAagctccacaacctttgccagtatCCTCCCAGTTATTGCCAAAATGGGAGCACTAGATCAGGGTATagacatccatcaaaacataatgGAGATGGGATTTTTGTCAAATGTTATAGTTGCAAACAGCCTGATAGATATGTATTCAAAATGTGGAAGGATgtacaaggcacgtgaactgtttgacaatatgcctcaaagagatgttgtGTCATGGACTACAATGATtggaggatatgcacaaaatgggtttTTCGAAAACGCCTTggaaacttttaagcaaatgcaattggcaggtgtcaAGCCAAACTCTACAACCTTTACTAGCATCCTCCCAGCGTGTGCTCAACTGGGAGCTTTAGAACATGGTATGGAtattcatcaaagcataatggaaaggggccttttgtcagatgttgtagttgtaaatgCCCTGATAGATATGTATGGAAAGTGTCAAACAATACATaaggcacgtgaattgtttgatacaatgcctGAAAAAAATGTGGTTACATGGAATTCAATGATTGCAGTATATGCGCAGAATAGTGTTCTTGATGAGGCTTTAAGGCTTTTTTATGGGAGTCCACAAAAAGATATAGTCTCATGGAATACGGTGATTGCTATATATGCACAAAATGGTTTAGTTGTAAAAGCTTTGGAagcttttaagcaaatgcaatcggAAGGTGTTAAGCCGGTCTCCACAACATTTGCCAGCATACTCCAAGCCTGTGCAAAAATGAGAGCTTTAGAACAGGGTCGGGACATCCATCGAATCATAACAGAAAGAGGATTTTCTTCAGACGTGGTAGTTGCAAATACCCttgtagatatgtatgcaaaatgtggaaacatgcaCAAGGCATGCGAACTGTTTGATAAAATACTTCAAAAGAACATGGTTTCGTGGACTGCAATAATTGCAGGATATACACAAAGTGGGTATTTCGAGAAGGCCTTggaaacttttaagcaaatgcaattggaagACGTAAAGCCAGACACAACAACGTTTatcagcatcctccctgcctgtgccaaaatgggagctttagaacagggGATGGATGTCCATAGAAGTATAATTAAATATggaatttttccaaatattgtagtTACAAGcaccctagtagacatgtatgcaaaatgtggaagcataaacaaggcatgcaaactgtttgacaaaatagcTCAACGAGACGTTGTCTTGTGGACTGCAATGatcacaggatatgcacaaaatgggtttATTGAGAAGGCATTGGAAGCTTTTAAACAAATGGAATTgtcaggtgtaaagccaaattcgaaaacctttgccagcatccttcaagcctgtgcaaaaatgggagctttggaacagggtataaaCATCCATCAAAGCGTAATGGAAATGGgacttttgtcagatgttgtggtTACAAATGCCCttgtagatatgtatgcaaaatgtggaagcgtcAACAAGGCATGTAAACTGTTTGAAAGCATGCCTCAAAGACATGTggcctcatggaatgcaatgatttcgggatatgcacaaaatggatttgttgaccAGGCTATCGAGACTTATAAGCatatgcaattggcaggtgtaaatccAGTCTCCACAACCTTTGTCAGCATCCTCCAAGCATGCGCCAAAATGGAAGCTTTAGAACATGGTATGGATATGCATGAAATCATAATGGAAAAGGGACTtttttcagatgttgtagttgcaaacgCCTTGgttgatatgtatgcaaaatgtggaagtatacACAAGGCACGGGAGCTGTTTGACTTGATACCTCAAAAGAATATGGTTTCATGGAATGCGATGATTGCAGGATACGCACAAAACGGTGTCCTTGATGAGGCTTTAAGACTTTTTAAAGAAACACCAATtaaaaatgtggtctcatggactaCAATGAtttcaggatatgcacaaaataggtTTGTTGACAAGGCCTTGGAAACTTTTATGCAAATGAaaatggcaggtgtaaagccagactCAAAAACTTTTGCCAGCATCcttccagcctgtgccaaaatgggaaatTTAGAACAGGGCATGAACATCCACCAAAGCATAATTCAATATGGTTTTATGCCAGATGTCATAGTTGTGAATGCtatgatagacatgtatgcaaaatgtcgaAGCATACACAACGCACGTGAACTCTTTGACAacatgcctcaaagagatgtggtctcatggaatgtatTGATTGCTGGATGTGTACAAAATGGCTTTATAGAACAGGCCGTGGAAGCTtataagcaaatgcaattggcaggagTAAAGCCAGATTCCACAAGCTTTGCTAGCATCCTCTCAGCCTGTGCCAAAATGCAAACTTTACAACAAGGCATggaaatccatcaaagcataattgaaaGCGGATCTTTGTCAAATGTAGTTTCGAGTGCCCtgctagacatgtatgcaaaatgtggaagtatacAAAAAGCACGTgtactgtttgacaaaatgcctcaaagagatgtcgtCTCATGGACTGTAATGATTTCCGGATATTCACAAAATGGGTTTGTTGAGAAGGCCTTGGAAACGTTTaatcaaatgcaattggcaggtgtaaggcCTAACTCggcaacctttgccagcatcctcccagcctgtgccaaaatgggagctttggagcaGGGGGTGgatatccatcaaaatataactgaaAGTGGATTTTTGTCTGATGTTGTTGTTGCAAGttccctggtagacatgtatgcaaaatgtggaagcatacaaaAAGCACGTGAACTttttgacaaaatgcctgaaagaaATACTATatcatggaatgctatgattgtaggataCGCCCAAAATGGCTTTTGCAAGGATTCTCTCAAGctctttgaattaatgaagcactctGGAACACACCCTGATCATGTAAGCTTTGCTTGTGTTCTACTAGCATGCAGCCATACAGGGTTAGTGGATGAGGGCTGTAAATACTTTAGCCTTATGAATGACTCGTATTGTATTACACCTACAATTGATCATTATGCATGCATGGTTGACATTCTTGGTCGTGCTGGCTATCTTGAAGAAACTCTAAACtttatcatcaaaatgccaattaaATCTGTGATGGTTGTGTGGGTGTGTTTTCTTAGTGCCTGTAGAGCACAGAAGAATTTAGGGTTAGGGGTATTTACAGCGAATCTTCTTTTTGAGCTGGACTCTAAAAATGCTGCAACTTATGTTCTTCTGTCAAACATCTATGCAGAGGGGGGCAGATGGGATGAGGTTCAAATGGTAAGACGGTTGATGAaagataaagaaattaaaaaaatacctggatgtagttggattgaaggCCATAAAATGGTACATGCTTTCTGTGTAGGAGACAGATCACATCCACAGACACAGGAGATCTATGCCAAGTTGGAGCAATTGTCTTGGGAGATGAAAGCAGCAGGGTATATTGCAGATTCAAGACATGTACTAAATGATGTGGAGGGGGAGGAAAAAGAATTATTCCTTTGCCACCATAGTGAGAAGTTGGCAATTGCATTTGGATTATTGAACGCCCCCCCTGGAACAACTATTAGAGTCATCAAAAACCTTCGAGTATGTGTTGATTGCCACACTGCAACCAAGTTTATCTCAAAAGTTGCTGCAAGACAAATTATCGTGAGAGATGCGAGCCGGTTCCATCATTTCAAGGAAGGAGAATGTTCCTGTGGAGATTTTTGGTGA